In Trifolium pratense cultivar HEN17-A07 linkage group LG7, ARS_RC_1.1, whole genome shotgun sequence, a genomic segment contains:
- the LOC123896937 gene encoding uncharacterized protein LOC123896937 isoform X2, with product MENQHLSETKAASSQEVEKLQEDASAIQIEDQEKEAKAQNIGHGDTEFDNKLDDISDVIKDVKDGRTKSDTDAEINDNVIGDSGLAQAKTETEVEHVGQEYSGDKVEAGRDFEHKSEEKNLDDNSGQDDLAKEENVGRGTESTDMDQKADEIPNEDSNLDPVFDGTEIPGMEANRSTSIRKLDGDQGSPGVVEKAVALKNLVKEKSAVAVSTMLRRLSGKSDEAAVDSFDDEGKDISDISEVNEAKLVSEKPAEKSAWNPLNYIKKSSDADAVNKTGQKDSITDGPPPPIALKGRIILYTKLGCQESKIFRLFLRTKRLRYVEINIDVYPGRKMELEKISGSTSVPKLFFNEICIGGLSELKNLDESGKLDEKIDFLITEAPLFETPSPPFSGEDDISSTGAVDELALIARKMKESITVKDRLYKMRRFTNCFLGSDALDFLSEDQYLERPEAVEFARKLASKLFFRHVLDENLFEDGNHVYRFLDDDPIVVSQCHNIPRGIATVNPKPIAEIASRLRFLASAMFEAYAFEDGRRVDYTSLHGSEEFARYLRIVEELQRVEIWDMSREEKLAFFINLYNMMAIHAISILGHPEGTLERRKLFGEFKYVIGGSTYSLSAIQNGILRGNQRPPYNLKKPFGAKDKRSKMALPYPEPLIHFALVCGTRSGPALRCYSPGKIDEELLDAARNFLRSGGLEIDLTAKVAHASKILKWYSIDFGKSEVEVIRHVSNYLDPADSEILLDLLASSELKVVYQPYDWGLNC from the exons ATGGAAAATCAGCATTTGTCCGAGACAAAGGCAGCAAGTTCCCAAGAGGTTGAGAAGCTGCAAGAAGATGCTTCTGCCATTCAGATTGAAGATCAGGAGAAAGAGGCAAAAGCTCAGAATATTGGTCATGGCGACACCGAGTTTGACAACAAACTGGATGATATATCGGACGTGATAAAGGACGTCAAAGATGGAAGGACTAAGTCTGATACTGATGCAGAAATAAATGACAATGTCATTGGAGATTCTGGTTTGGCCCAGGCCAAAACTGAAACTGAAGTCGAACATGTTGGGCAAGAGTATTCTGGTGATAAGGTTGAGGCCGGCAGAGATTTTGAACataaaagtgaagaaaaaaatcTAGATGATAATTCAGGACAGGATGATTTGGCAAAAGAGGAGAATGTCGGGAGAGGCACGGAATCCACAGATATGGATCAGAAGGCGGATGAAATTCCAAATGAGGACAGCAATTTGGACCCTGTATTCGATGGAACAGAGATTCCAGGGATGGAAGCTAACCGGAGCACATCTATCCGTAAGTTGGATGGTGATCAGGGCAGTCCAGGTGTGGTTGAGAAGGCAGTAGCTCTTAAAAATCTTGTCAAGGAGAAAAGTGCAGTGGCGGTCTCCACTATGCTGCGCCGCCTTTCTGGAAAAAGTGATGAAGCTGCTGTGGATAGTTTTGATGATGAAGGCAAGGATATTTCAGATATCTCGGAAGTTAATGAAGCCAAATTGGTTTCTGAGAAGCCAGCAGAGAAATCTGCCTGGAATCCTTTAAATTATATTAAGAAGTCATCTGATGCTGATGCGGTAAACAAAACTGGTCAGAAGGATTCAATAACAGATGGTCCACCACCACCAATAGCCTTGAAAGGAAGGATTATATTGTACACAAAACTAGGGTGCCAAGAATCTAAAATATTTAGGCTATTTTTACGCACAAAAAGGCTTAGGTATGTGGAAATCAATATAGATGTATATCCCGGTAGAAAGATGGAGCTGGAGAAGATTTCTGGATCTACTTCTGTTCCCAAGTTGTTTTTCAATGAAATCTGTATTGGAGGCTTGAGTGAGCTAAAAAACTTGGATGAGTCTGGAAAGCTTGATGAGAAGATTGACTTTCTTATTACTGAAGCACCATTATTTGAAACTCCATCACCACCTTTTTCAGGAGAGGATGATATTTCCAGCACTGGAGCAGTTGATGAATTGGCTCTTATTGCTCGCAAAATGAAAGAATCTATTACTGTGAAGGACAGATTGTACAAAATGCGCAGGTTCACCAACTGTTTTCTGGGCTCAGATGCTTTAGACTTCTTATCAGAAGATCAATATTTGGAAAGGCCAGAG GCTGTTGAATTTGCTCGAAAGCTTGCCAGCAAACTCTTCTTTCGACATGTTCTTGA tGAGAATCTATTTGAGGATGGTAATCACGTGTATCGGTTTTTGGATGATGATCCAATTGTGGTGTCACAATGTCACAACATTCCTAGGGGGATTGCTACTGTCAATCCAAAGCCTATAGCAGAAATTGCATCAAGGCTGAGGTTTCTGGCCTCTGCAATGTTTGAAGCCTATGCTTTTGAAGATGGACGCCGTGTTGATTATACGAGTTTACATGGAAGTGAGGAGTTTGCAAG GTATCTGAGAATAGTAGAAGAGCTCCAAAGAGTGGAAATATGGGACATGTCTAGAGAAGAGAAGCTCGCTTTCTTTATTAATCTTTATAATATGATGGCCATCCATGCAATCTCAATATTGGGTCATCCAGAGGGAACATTAGAAAGAAGGAAATTATTTGGAGAGTTCAAATATGTTATCGGTGGCTCCACCTACTCACTTTCAGCTATTCAAAATGGCATATTGAGGGGAAACCAGCGACCTCCATATAACCTTAAGAAGCCATTCGGTGCAAAAGATAAACGCTCAAAG ATGGCACTCCCTTACCCTGAGCCTCTGATTCATTTTGCTTTGGTATGTGGTACCCGATCTGGGCCTGCACTTCGGTGCTACTCTCCTGGAAAAATTGATGAAGAATTATTGGATGCAGCTCGTAACTTCCTGAGAAGTGGAGGCCTTGAAATTGATTTGACTGCAAAGGTTGCACATGCTAGTAAGATTCTTAAATG GTATAGCATAGATTTTGGCAAGAGTGAGGTTGAGGTGATCAGGCATGTGTCAAACTACTTAGATCCAGCTGACTCCGAAATATTGTTGGACCTGCTTGCCTCTTCTGAGTTGAAGGTGGTATATCAGCCTTATGACTGGGGTTTGAACTGCTAG
- the LOC123896937 gene encoding uncharacterized protein LOC123896937 isoform X1, with protein sequence MENQHLSETKAASSQEVEKLQEDASAIQIEDQEKEAKAQNIGHGDTEFDNKLDDISDVIKDVKDGRTKSDTDAEINDNVIGDSGLAQAKTETEVEHVGQEYSGDKVEAGRDFEHKSEEKNLDDNSGQDDLAKEENVGRGTESTDMDQKADEIPNEDSNLDPVFDGTEIPGMEANRSTSIRKLDGDQGSPGVVEKAVALKNLVKEKSAVAVSTMLRRLSGKSDEAAVDSFDDEGKDISDISEVNEAKLVSEKPAEKSAWNPLNYIKKSSDADAVNKTGQKDSITDGPPPPIALKGRIILYTKLGCQESKIFRLFLRTKRLRYVEINIDVYPGRKMELEKISGSTSVPKLFFNEICIGGLSELKNLDESGKLDEKIDFLITEAPLFETPSPPFSGEDDISSTGAVDELALIARKMKESITVKDRLYKMRRFTNCFLGSDALDFLSEDQYLERPEAVEFARKLASKLFFRHVLDENLFEDGNHVYRFLDDDPIVVSQCHNIPRGIATVNPKPIAEIASRLRFLASAMFEAYAFEDGRRVDYTSLHGSEEFARCLYHFLSFALEFQNLDTPCNLDNSSSHFRISHVIHLFVLLYHFRYLRIVEELQRVEIWDMSREEKLAFFINLYNMMAIHAISILGHPEGTLERRKLFGEFKYVIGGSTYSLSAIQNGILRGNQRPPYNLKKPFGAKDKRSKMALPYPEPLIHFALVCGTRSGPALRCYSPGKIDEELLDAARNFLRSGGLEIDLTAKVAHASKILKWYSIDFGKSEVEVIRHVSNYLDPADSEILLDLLASSELKVVYQPYDWGLNC encoded by the exons ATGGAAAATCAGCATTTGTCCGAGACAAAGGCAGCAAGTTCCCAAGAGGTTGAGAAGCTGCAAGAAGATGCTTCTGCCATTCAGATTGAAGATCAGGAGAAAGAGGCAAAAGCTCAGAATATTGGTCATGGCGACACCGAGTTTGACAACAAACTGGATGATATATCGGACGTGATAAAGGACGTCAAAGATGGAAGGACTAAGTCTGATACTGATGCAGAAATAAATGACAATGTCATTGGAGATTCTGGTTTGGCCCAGGCCAAAACTGAAACTGAAGTCGAACATGTTGGGCAAGAGTATTCTGGTGATAAGGTTGAGGCCGGCAGAGATTTTGAACataaaagtgaagaaaaaaatcTAGATGATAATTCAGGACAGGATGATTTGGCAAAAGAGGAGAATGTCGGGAGAGGCACGGAATCCACAGATATGGATCAGAAGGCGGATGAAATTCCAAATGAGGACAGCAATTTGGACCCTGTATTCGATGGAACAGAGATTCCAGGGATGGAAGCTAACCGGAGCACATCTATCCGTAAGTTGGATGGTGATCAGGGCAGTCCAGGTGTGGTTGAGAAGGCAGTAGCTCTTAAAAATCTTGTCAAGGAGAAAAGTGCAGTGGCGGTCTCCACTATGCTGCGCCGCCTTTCTGGAAAAAGTGATGAAGCTGCTGTGGATAGTTTTGATGATGAAGGCAAGGATATTTCAGATATCTCGGAAGTTAATGAAGCCAAATTGGTTTCTGAGAAGCCAGCAGAGAAATCTGCCTGGAATCCTTTAAATTATATTAAGAAGTCATCTGATGCTGATGCGGTAAACAAAACTGGTCAGAAGGATTCAATAACAGATGGTCCACCACCACCAATAGCCTTGAAAGGAAGGATTATATTGTACACAAAACTAGGGTGCCAAGAATCTAAAATATTTAGGCTATTTTTACGCACAAAAAGGCTTAGGTATGTGGAAATCAATATAGATGTATATCCCGGTAGAAAGATGGAGCTGGAGAAGATTTCTGGATCTACTTCTGTTCCCAAGTTGTTTTTCAATGAAATCTGTATTGGAGGCTTGAGTGAGCTAAAAAACTTGGATGAGTCTGGAAAGCTTGATGAGAAGATTGACTTTCTTATTACTGAAGCACCATTATTTGAAACTCCATCACCACCTTTTTCAGGAGAGGATGATATTTCCAGCACTGGAGCAGTTGATGAATTGGCTCTTATTGCTCGCAAAATGAAAGAATCTATTACTGTGAAGGACAGATTGTACAAAATGCGCAGGTTCACCAACTGTTTTCTGGGCTCAGATGCTTTAGACTTCTTATCAGAAGATCAATATTTGGAAAGGCCAGAG GCTGTTGAATTTGCTCGAAAGCTTGCCAGCAAACTCTTCTTTCGACATGTTCTTGA tGAGAATCTATTTGAGGATGGTAATCACGTGTATCGGTTTTTGGATGATGATCCAATTGTGGTGTCACAATGTCACAACATTCCTAGGGGGATTGCTACTGTCAATCCAAAGCCTATAGCAGAAATTGCATCAAGGCTGAGGTTTCTGGCCTCTGCAATGTTTGAAGCCTATGCTTTTGAAGATGGACGCCGTGTTGATTATACGAGTTTACATGGAAGTGAGGAGTTTGCAAGGTGTCTTTATCATTTTCTGTCTTTTGCTTTAGAGTTTCAGAACCTTGACACGCCATGCAATCTTGATAATTCATCCAGTCATTTCAGAATTTCACATGTTATTCACTTATTTGTACTATTATATCATTTTAGGTATCTGAGAATAGTAGAAGAGCTCCAAAGAGTGGAAATATGGGACATGTCTAGAGAAGAGAAGCTCGCTTTCTTTATTAATCTTTATAATATGATGGCCATCCATGCAATCTCAATATTGGGTCATCCAGAGGGAACATTAGAAAGAAGGAAATTATTTGGAGAGTTCAAATATGTTATCGGTGGCTCCACCTACTCACTTTCAGCTATTCAAAATGGCATATTGAGGGGAAACCAGCGACCTCCATATAACCTTAAGAAGCCATTCGGTGCAAAAGATAAACGCTCAAAG ATGGCACTCCCTTACCCTGAGCCTCTGATTCATTTTGCTTTGGTATGTGGTACCCGATCTGGGCCTGCACTTCGGTGCTACTCTCCTGGAAAAATTGATGAAGAATTATTGGATGCAGCTCGTAACTTCCTGAGAAGTGGAGGCCTTGAAATTGATTTGACTGCAAAGGTTGCACATGCTAGTAAGATTCTTAAATG GTATAGCATAGATTTTGGCAAGAGTGAGGTTGAGGTGATCAGGCATGTGTCAAACTACTTAGATCCAGCTGACTCCGAAATATTGTTGGACCTGCTTGCCTCTTCTGAGTTGAAGGTGGTATATCAGCCTTATGACTGGGGTTTGAACTGCTAG